The following are from one region of the Amylibacter sp. IMCC11727 genome:
- a CDS encoding peptidoglycan-binding domain-containing protein gives MGIRTVIGAALAALLFGAGGVSAKDLVLMVGNETYRNFNKVPNAQSVLRTSRAFEAAGYEVIQLTDASEARLKDAFDQFERLHGDADRVVVVLAGQFMKARSGTWFAPTDLQSPSLSNIGFDAMPLSAILSFLGEKPGGAALFLARVKPHTPVDAPIQKGIGRLRIPQGVMVAEGTPTHVQKALLDAFLQPDVSLAEAVEASPKLKISGLVSDWVSLNETLDADIEEEVVVDLGVSAALAEEAFWQAADAIGSKASYETYLRRYPSGEFAEQAQQMLQVIADATPKYTPEEKAELDMALTRNDRRRVQEQLSLLGFNPKGIDGLFGPGSRAAIKRFQSLNGLDGDGFMNPKTLRRLRNQSEERAAEMAEEAEREKRRRDAADAKLWERTGARGTEADYLAYLSKYPKGLYSAAARKELQRIEEEKNASAKAVEKAAWDAAKAEDTVPAYRRFVGDYPDGSFTRLAIARIDQLTATDAEKEQRAAAKREEEALKMSPSMMLLIERKLKAIGLKPGKQDGNFTKNTRAAIRDYQNARGLPVTGFVTRRTVVRLMSE, from the coding sequence ATGGGAATTCGCACTGTTATCGGAGCCGCTTTGGCTGCCCTTTTGTTTGGGGCAGGGGGCGTATCTGCCAAAGACCTTGTTTTGATGGTTGGCAACGAAACCTATCGCAATTTTAACAAAGTTCCCAATGCGCAGTCTGTTTTGCGCACCTCGCGTGCGTTCGAAGCCGCGGGGTATGAGGTTATTCAACTGACGGATGCGAGTGAGGCTCGTCTAAAGGACGCCTTTGATCAGTTTGAGCGGTTGCATGGCGATGCGGATCGGGTCGTGGTTGTGCTGGCAGGGCAGTTTATGAAGGCACGATCTGGAACGTGGTTTGCGCCAACGGATTTACAATCGCCGTCGTTGTCAAACATCGGGTTTGATGCGATGCCCTTGTCGGCCATTCTTTCGTTCTTGGGGGAAAAGCCAGGCGGGGCCGCATTATTTCTGGCGCGAGTTAAGCCCCACACCCCCGTTGATGCGCCCATTCAAAAGGGCATTGGTCGGTTGCGGATACCCCAAGGGGTGATGGTGGCGGAAGGAACGCCGACACATGTGCAAAAGGCGCTGCTTGATGCGTTTTTGCAGCCAGATGTGTCCTTGGCGGAAGCGGTTGAAGCATCGCCAAAGCTGAAAATTTCAGGGTTAGTATCTGATTGGGTGTCGTTGAACGAAACCCTTGATGCGGACATTGAGGAAGAAGTGGTCGTAGACCTCGGTGTTTCTGCGGCCTTGGCCGAGGAAGCATTTTGGCAGGCCGCGGATGCGATTGGCAGCAAGGCGTCCTACGAAACCTATTTGCGGCGGTATCCTTCGGGTGAGTTTGCAGAGCAAGCCCAGCAGATGCTGCAGGTGATAGCCGATGCAACGCCGAAATATACGCCCGAAGAAAAGGCTGAGCTGGATATGGCGCTGACGCGCAATGATCGGCGACGGGTGCAAGAACAACTGTCCCTGCTTGGTTTCAACCCAAAGGGTATTGATGGCCTGTTTGGGCCAGGATCACGCGCTGCGATCAAGCGGTTCCAGTCGTTGAATGGATTGGATGGGGATGGGTTTATGAACCCCAAAACCCTGCGCCGATTGCGCAACCAATCAGAAGAGCGTGCGGCAGAAATGGCCGAAGAAGCGGAGCGTGAAAAGCGCCGCCGTGATGCGGCCGATGCTAAACTGTGGGAACGCACGGGCGCACGGGGGACCGAGGCCGATTATCTGGCGTATCTCAGTAAGTATCCCAAAGGGTTGTATTCTGCGGCGGCGCGCAAAGAATTGCAGCGCATAGAAGAAGAAAAGAATGCGTCTGCTAAGGCGGTTGAAAAGGCTGCGTGGGACGCGGCCAAAGCCGAGGACACTGTGCCAGCTTATCGCCGCTTTGTTGGGGACTATCCTGATGGGTCTTTCACACGGCTGGCGATTGCGCGGATAGATCAATTGACGGCTACGGATGCGGAAAAAGAACAGCGGGCCGCAGCGAAACGCGAAGAAGAGGCGCTGAAAATGAGCCCCTCTATGATGTTGCTGATTGAACGAAAGTTGAAAGCGATTGGCCTGAAACCAGGAAAACAGGATGGCAACTTTACCAAAAACACCCGCGCGGCCATTCGGGATTATCAGAATGCCCGTGGCCTGCCCGTGACAGGATTTGTCACCCGGCGCACGGTTGTTCGGTTGATGTCTGAATAA
- a CDS encoding Hint domain-containing protein, whose amino-acid sequence MAALLDWSVFQTGGTNTVSDGATGNDADVTVTTTSMTFFADTNGTYGTSGFIYGSGGTTANPNTTSIDFGENVHNASFELLDVDGGDTWSDAVTIAAVDSDGNPVAVDFSSIDPAFQTVTDNGDGTYTVTATGAASNNFDGSGSADSVLVGFLGPVSNIDISFSNGPTQSNAGTIGINDISFDIVCFTPGTLIKTPLGDIAVESLNVGDVVVTQDSGLQTIRWIGRKKVSGARLQASPNLRPVLIKKDAFGPNMPDRDMHVSPQHRILVSNARTMLNFAETEVLAPAKGLITDQSVMVDSATKSVEYIHILFDKHEIVFSNNLPTKSFHPGDLSLAGLDDEARNEVFELFPELRSDYTSYGPAAHMSLSVSESSILMH is encoded by the coding sequence ATGGCAGCTTTATTAGATTGGTCAGTATTTCAAACTGGCGGCACAAACACAGTATCAGACGGAGCCACTGGCAACGACGCGGATGTGACTGTGACGACAACCAGTATGACATTCTTTGCCGACACCAATGGAACCTATGGCACTTCGGGATTCATTTATGGGTCTGGCGGCACAACGGCCAATCCGAACACCACTTCCATTGATTTTGGCGAAAACGTTCATAACGCGTCTTTCGAACTGCTCGATGTGGACGGCGGTGATACGTGGAGCGATGCGGTCACAATTGCAGCCGTTGATTCCGATGGTAATCCCGTTGCCGTAGATTTCAGCAGTATCGACCCTGCTTTTCAAACCGTCACGGACAACGGCGATGGAACTTACACGGTGACCGCCACGGGTGCGGCCAGCAACAACTTTGACGGGTCAGGCTCCGCAGACAGTGTTCTTGTCGGTTTCCTTGGTCCTGTGTCCAACATCGATATCAGCTTTTCCAACGGCCCAACTCAATCCAACGCAGGGACGATCGGTATCAACGATATCAGCTTTGACATCGTTTGTTTCACCCCAGGCACATTGATCAAAACCCCTCTGGGCGACATTGCCGTAGAATCGTTGAACGTCGGGGATGTGGTTGTCACCCAAGACAGCGGCCTGCAAACCATTCGTTGGATAGGCCGCAAAAAGGTATCTGGCGCGCGCTTGCAAGCCTCTCCAAACCTGCGCCCTGTTTTAATCAAGAAGGACGCCTTTGGCCCCAACATGCCAGACCGCGATATGCACGTTTCTCCGCAACATCGCATTCTGGTGTCTAACGCCCGTACAATGCTGAACTTTGCCGAAACCGAAGTTCTCGCTCCTGCAAAGGGTCTGATCACCGATCAATCTGTGATGGTCGACAGCGCAACCAAAAGCGTTGAATACATTCATATCCTGTTCGACAAACATGAAATCGTGTTCTCAAACAACCTGCCGACCAAGAGCTTCCATCCAGGCGATCTGTCACTGGCGGGGCTGGATGACGAAGCGCGTAACGAAGTGTTCGAACTCTTCCCAGAATTGCGTAGCGATTACACCTCTTACGGTCCCGCTGCACATATGTCTTTGTCTGTAAGCGAAAGCTCCATTTTGATGCACTAA
- the ykgO gene encoding type B 50S ribosomal protein L36, giving the protein MKVKNSLRSLKARHRDCRVVRRKGRVYVINKTQRRFKARQG; this is encoded by the coding sequence ATGAAGGTCAAAAACTCGCTCCGCTCGCTCAAAGCGCGCCACCGGGATTGCCGCGTGGTTCGCCGTAAGGGCCGCGTCTATGTGATCAACAAGACTCAGCGTCGTTTTAAAGCACGCCAAGGTTAA
- a CDS encoding N-formylglutamate amidohydrolase → MTPAEFNLHLPDTISCGAVFSSPHSGRDYPSAFLQKSVLDAVTIRSSEDAFVDQLFMSATHHGAPLLAASAPRAYVDLNRAADELDPSVVEGVRQIGSNPRISSGLGVIPRVVSEGRAIMNGKITASEAKDRLERFYHPYHAQLRDLLHTSRAAFGKVLLVDCHSMPREALTNVSGRFGRMPEIVLGDRFGSSCDSLFVDEIEAALSDAGFRVARNTPFAGAYITQAYGRPSSGQSCLQIEVDRSLYLDEKNVVKLEEFDDVRQRLGRVVAKICEMTCWPTQLAAE, encoded by the coding sequence ATGACCCCTGCTGAATTCAATTTGCACCTGCCCGATACCATCAGTTGTGGCGCTGTATTCTCTAGCCCCCACAGCGGGCGGGACTATCCCTCGGCCTTTTTGCAAAAGTCTGTTTTGGACGCTGTAACGATTCGCAGCTCAGAAGATGCCTTTGTGGATCAATTGTTTATGTCCGCCACTCACCATGGGGCGCCATTGCTCGCTGCATCTGCGCCGCGAGCATATGTGGATTTGAACCGCGCGGCAGATGAGTTGGACCCATCTGTTGTCGAAGGGGTCCGCCAGATCGGGAGCAATCCGCGCATTTCATCGGGTTTGGGTGTTATCCCGCGCGTGGTGTCCGAAGGGCGGGCGATCATGAATGGCAAAATCACCGCATCAGAAGCCAAAGATCGATTGGAGCGATTCTATCATCCGTATCATGCGCAGTTGCGTGACTTACTGCACACGTCCCGTGCAGCGTTTGGCAAAGTGCTGCTGGTGGATTGCCATTCTATGCCACGAGAGGCGCTGACAAACGTGTCCGGGCGGTTTGGGCGTATGCCAGAGATTGTTCTGGGGGATCGGTTTGGATCGTCCTGTGACAGCCTGTTTGTGGATGAAATCGAAGCCGCCTTGTCCGATGCTGGGTTTCGTGTGGCACGCAATACGCCGTTTGCTGGTGCGTATATTACGCAAGCATATGGGCGGCCGAGTTCTGGGCAAAGCTGTCTACAGATCGAAGTGGATCGTTCGCTGTATCTGGATGAAAAGAACGTGGTGAAGTTAGAAGAGTTTGACGATGTACGTCAGCGCTTGGGCCGTGTGGTTGCCAAAATCTGTGAAATGACCTGTTGGCCAACGCAATTGGCCGCAGAGTAG
- a CDS encoding adenylate/guanylate cyclase domain-containing protein has product MWDAVLSRLLAWVSFGTDKFQGPAKRRILMTNILVMLVTALCVPHILFFLAYDASALRIPIIFVALVAIAFQLTPLLNSFWPYGGGFYNLVLWLGFAGTVSWMFSAQSAIHFYFLAGATTAIAIFGVRQNMLSIISIGLGLFGFIYADRTFAEPADFLNLSDNFLSILYFTSIPTTLLAIFCMVFYGFKQASIAEAALQREYEYSEALLANMLPGPIASQLKRNPGQTIADSHEEATILFADIVGFTPLASHHSPDTVVKMLNNLFTRFDDLANKHGLEKIKTLGDAFMVAGGMPDPQPDHAVRVANMALDMVSATQSFASEMGENLQLRIGIHTGPVVAGVIGTKKPFYDVWGDTVNTAARLETYGTKGKIQVTSETKRILEDHFDFEERGKVQIKGKGDLNLWYLEGHRNA; this is encoded by the coding sequence GTGTGGGATGCTGTTCTATCACGTCTGCTGGCATGGGTCTCTTTTGGAACGGATAAATTCCAAGGGCCAGCCAAACGGCGTATCTTAATGACCAACATCCTTGTGATGCTGGTCACAGCCCTATGTGTGCCCCATATTTTGTTTTTCTTGGCCTATGACGCTTCTGCACTGCGCATTCCGATTATCTTTGTGGCGCTGGTGGCCATTGCGTTTCAGTTGACCCCGCTACTCAACTCGTTTTGGCCCTATGGTGGCGGGTTTTATAATCTGGTGCTCTGGCTTGGGTTTGCAGGGACCGTGTCGTGGATGTTCTCGGCCCAATCGGCCATTCACTTCTACTTCCTAGCTGGTGCCACAACGGCCATCGCCATCTTTGGTGTGCGTCAGAACATGTTGTCGATCATATCCATCGGCCTTGGTTTGTTCGGATTCATATACGCGGACAGAACCTTTGCCGAACCTGCAGATTTTCTTAACCTGTCTGACAATTTCCTCAGCATTCTGTATTTCACGTCTATCCCGACAACGCTTCTCGCGATCTTCTGCATGGTGTTTTACGGCTTTAAGCAAGCCAGCATCGCCGAAGCAGCCTTGCAACGGGAATACGAATACTCCGAAGCCTTGCTTGCCAATATGTTGCCAGGCCCTATTGCCTCTCAACTCAAACGCAATCCTGGCCAAACCATCGCGGACAGCCACGAGGAAGCAACAATCCTATTTGCCGATATCGTCGGTTTCACCCCGCTTGCGTCACACCATTCCCCAGACACGGTTGTGAAAATGCTGAACAACCTGTTCACACGGTTCGACGATCTGGCTAACAAACATGGACTGGAAAAGATCAAAACCCTCGGCGATGCGTTTATGGTTGCAGGCGGCATGCCCGATCCTCAGCCCGATCACGCAGTTCGCGTGGCGAATATGGCCCTTGATATGGTGTCCGCCACGCAAAGCTTTGCATCCGAGATGGGGGAAAACCTGCAACTGCGCATTGGCATTCATACAGGTCCCGTTGTGGCTGGGGTCATCGGCACGAAAAAACCGTTCTATGACGTCTGGGGCGATACAGTGAACACGGCGGCGCGGCTCGAAACCTATGGCACAAAGGGTAAGATTCAGGTCACATCGGAAACCAAACGGATCTTGGAAGACCACTTTGATTTTGAGGAACGCGGCAAGGTGCAGATCAAGGGCAAGGGTGATTTGAACCTGTGGTACCTAGAAGGACATCGCAACGCCTAG
- the clpA gene encoding ATP-dependent Clp protease ATP-binding subunit ClpA has product MPSFSSSLENAIHAALAHAKERKHELATLEHLLLALLDEPDAAQVMRACEVDLDGLRKTVSQFLDTELDSLVSEIDGIEPAPTTAFQRVIQRAAIHVQSSGRTDVTGANVLVAIFAERESHAAYFLQEQDMTRYDAVNYISHGVAKDPNFGEDRPITGSDDIEDLNFEAEDGGKEETALQKYCVDLNAKAAEGDIDPLIGRDHEVERCIQVLCRRRKNNPILVGDPGVGKTAIAEGLANKIVQGETPDVLLGATIYSLDMGALLAGTRYRGDFEERLKAVMTEMEDHEDAVLFIDEIHTVIGAGATSGGAMDASNLLKPALQGGKLRCMGSTTYKEYRQHFEKDRALSRRFQKIDVNEPSVEDAVKILQGLKPNFEEHHQITYTPEGIRTAVELAARYIHDRKLPDKAIDVIDEAGAHQRIIPEDLRVKEIDVAQIEEVVAKIARIPPKTVSKDDAEVLRDLEANLKRVVFGQDDAIEALTAAIKLSRAGLREPEKPIGNYLFAGPTGVGKTEVAKQLSDTLGVELLRFDMSEYMEKHAISRLIGAPPGYVGFDQGGLLTDGVDQNPHCVLLLDEVEKAHPDVFNILLQVMDHGKLTDHNGRTTDFRNVVLIMTSNAGASEAAKEAIGFGRGRREGEDTAAIEKLFTPEFRNRLDAVVSFAPLGKKTIAKVVDKFILQLEAQLMDRNVVFELTPAAAAWLGDKGYDSKMGARPLSRVIQEHVKKPLAEELLFGKLTKGGLVKVAVKDGELVLTIEPPEKRRIPKSKPPLLTAE; this is encoded by the coding sequence ATGCCATCTTTTTCAAGCAGCCTTGAAAACGCCATCCACGCAGCTCTTGCTCACGCGAAAGAGCGCAAACACGAATTAGCCACGCTAGAGCATCTCTTGCTGGCATTGCTCGATGAACCAGACGCCGCCCAAGTTATGCGCGCCTGCGAAGTTGATCTCGACGGGTTGCGCAAAACCGTTTCGCAATTCCTTGATACCGAACTCGACAGTCTCGTTTCAGAAATTGACGGGATCGAACCTGCGCCAACAACGGCGTTTCAACGCGTCATCCAACGGGCCGCCATTCACGTGCAATCATCAGGGCGCACGGATGTAACAGGCGCCAACGTGCTCGTGGCAATTTTCGCAGAACGGGAATCCCACGCGGCCTATTTCCTGCAGGAACAGGATATGACCCGCTATGACGCGGTGAATTACATTTCCCACGGTGTGGCCAAAGACCCGAACTTTGGCGAAGACCGCCCGATCACAGGGTCCGACGACATCGAAGACCTGAACTTTGAAGCCGAAGACGGTGGCAAAGAAGAAACCGCGCTGCAGAAATACTGTGTCGATTTGAATGCCAAAGCGGCAGAAGGCGACATTGATCCGCTGATTGGCCGCGACCACGAGGTGGAACGCTGTATCCAGGTGCTGTGTCGTCGCCGCAAAAACAACCCTATCCTTGTCGGTGATCCAGGTGTGGGCAAAACCGCCATCGCCGAAGGGCTCGCCAATAAGATCGTGCAAGGTGAGACACCCGACGTGTTGCTTGGCGCGACGATCTATTCGCTCGACATGGGCGCACTCCTTGCAGGCACCCGCTATCGCGGTGACTTTGAGGAACGGCTCAAGGCCGTTATGACAGAGATGGAAGACCACGAAGACGCGGTCCTGTTCATCGACGAAATTCACACGGTGATCGGCGCAGGGGCCACATCAGGGGGCGCGATGGATGCGTCCAACCTGCTGAAACCTGCCTTGCAGGGCGGCAAACTGCGCTGCATGGGCTCAACTACATATAAAGAGTACCGTCAGCACTTTGAAAAAGATCGTGCTTTGTCTCGTCGCTTCCAAAAGATCGATGTCAATGAACCCTCTGTCGAAGATGCGGTGAAAATCCTGCAAGGATTGAAACCGAACTTCGAAGAACATCATCAAATTACCTACACCCCCGAAGGCATTCGCACGGCGGTGGAATTGGCAGCGCGCTATATCCATGATCGTAAGCTGCCCGACAAAGCCATCGACGTGATCGACGAGGCTGGTGCGCATCAACGCATCATTCCAGAAGACCTTCGCGTCAAAGAAATCGACGTGGCCCAAATCGAAGAAGTCGTGGCTAAAATTGCCCGCATCCCACCAAAAACTGTGTCCAAAGACGATGCAGAGGTGCTGCGCGATCTCGAAGCGAACCTCAAACGCGTTGTGTTCGGCCAAGATGATGCGATTGAGGCCCTTACAGCCGCGATCAAACTGTCGCGTGCGGGCCTGCGCGAACCAGAAAAGCCTATCGGCAACTATCTGTTCGCTGGGCCAACTGGCGTTGGTAAAACCGAAGTGGCCAAGCAGCTCTCCGATACGCTCGGCGTGGAATTACTGCGCTTTGATATGTCCGAATACATGGAAAAACACGCGATCAGCCGCCTGATCGGCGCGCCTCCAGGCTATGTCGGGTTTGATCAAGGTGGTTTGCTCACGGACGGTGTGGATCAAAACCCACACTGCGTGCTGCTGCTCGATGAGGTCGAGAAAGCCCATCCAGACGTTTTCAACATCCTTTTGCAGGTGATGGATCACGGCAAGCTGACAGATCACAACGGCCGCACAACGGACTTCCGCAATGTGGTGCTGATCATGACCTCAAACGCTGGCGCGTCCGAGGCCGCAAAAGAAGCCATCGGCTTTGGTCGGGGACGTCGCGAAGGCGAAGACACGGCTGCGATTGAAAAGCTGTTCACACCAGAATTCCGCAACCGTTTGGATGCTGTTGTTTCCTTTGCCCCACTTGGGAAGAAAACCATCGCGAAGGTTGTGGACAAATTCATCCTGCAGCTCGAAGCACAGCTTATGGATCGCAACGTGGTGTTCGAACTGACACCAGCGGCGGCGGCATGGCTCGGCGACAAGGGCTACGACAGCAAAATGGGCGCGCGCCCGCTGTCGCGTGTGATCCAAGAGCACGTGAAAAAGCCACTGGCCGAAGAATTGCTGTTTGGCAAACTCACCAAAGGCGGGCTTGTAAAAGTGGCTGTCAAAGACGGTGAATTGGTTCTTACAATCGAGCCGCCAGAAAAACGGCGAATCCCGAAGTCAAAGCCTCCTCTACTTACGGCTGAGTAA
- a CDS encoding DUF2975 domain-containing protein, which yields MASSAVKKVSSVVLAALAVFLIYYAYMSISFLVVFSFLDHSLWENHRLVRGDVQVPVGFRFAYFLVWMIPICATIVMLLMAIYLANLIRTGTYFSVKMVRALRSVGVSGVIAGLTIMMATSVWGWMITFYNETDHRSVSFMYDPSQAGIMLLGAGIVMLAWVIQSAMLMRQENEEIV from the coding sequence ATGGCATCTTCTGCGGTCAAAAAGGTTTCGAGCGTTGTTTTGGCCGCTTTGGCGGTGTTTTTGATTTATTACGCGTATATGTCGATCAGCTTTTTAGTGGTGTTTTCGTTTTTGGATCACAGCCTTTGGGAAAATCATCGGCTTGTTCGTGGTGATGTTCAGGTGCCAGTTGGTTTTCGATTTGCCTATTTTCTAGTTTGGATGATCCCAATTTGCGCAACAATTGTGATGCTGTTGATGGCAATCTATTTGGCAAACCTGATCCGCACGGGAACGTATTTCAGTGTCAAAATGGTGCGTGCATTGCGCAGTGTTGGTGTATCTGGCGTGATTGCAGGGCTGACGATTATGATGGCAACGTCTGTTTGGGGCTGGATGATCACCTTTTACAATGAAACGGACCATCGCAGTGTTTCGTTTATGTATGACCCGTCACAAGCGGGGATTATGTTGCTGGGGGCTGGAATTGTTATGCTGGCATGGGTGATCCAAAGCGCGATGTTGATGCGCCAAGAAAACGAGGAAATCGTGTGA
- a CDS encoding DUF2975 domain-containing protein has product MTPQVFKSRVQWFANVLMTVTTLYLIYYLYNAFLRAYRFCFGEPELWANHWRVEEAAVIEQSTRMTYFGVWVTVIVMSAVATLAALRLLNLCRQGRIFDAAVARTIQMFGILLIIAMIGDQVFGAVDLFLLTKHNPVQQEPIQWVYDSADFKTMALALVMFLFGWVMRDAIEIDKTNKEFV; this is encoded by the coding sequence ATGACACCTCAGGTTTTCAAATCCCGCGTTCAATGGTTTGCCAACGTATTGATGACCGTGACGACCCTATACCTCATTTATTATCTCTATAACGCGTTTCTTCGCGCATATCGGTTTTGTTTTGGCGAGCCTGAGCTTTGGGCCAATCATTGGCGCGTGGAAGAGGCCGCGGTGATAGAGCAAAGCACACGGATGACGTATTTTGGTGTATGGGTCACTGTGATTGTGATGTCAGCCGTTGCAACACTTGCAGCGCTTCGATTGTTAAATCTGTGCAGGCAGGGCCGCATTTTTGATGCTGCCGTCGCGCGCACCATTCAGATGTTCGGGATATTGTTGATCATTGCGATGATCGGGGATCAAGTGTTCGGGGCGGTGGACCTGTTCTTGCTGACAAAACACAACCCCGTGCAGCAAGAACCCATTCAGTGGGTTTACGACTCTGCCGATTTTAAAACTATGGCGCTTGCACTGGTGATGTTTCTGTTTGGATGGGTTATGCGGGACGCGATTGAGATCGACAAAACGAACAAGGAGTTTGTCTAG
- a CDS encoding helix-turn-helix transcriptional regulator, whose translation MAIIVRLDVMLALRKMRSKELAERIGITEQNLSLLKSGKVRGVRFETLGAICRELDCQPADLLEYAPDEPEP comes from the coding sequence GTGGCGATTATTGTTCGTTTGGATGTGATGCTGGCTTTGCGCAAAATGCGTTCAAAAGAGCTCGCAGAGCGCATTGGCATCACGGAACAGAACCTTAGCCTGCTAAAGTCGGGCAAGGTGCGTGGTGTACGATTTGAAACACTTGGCGCAATTTGCCGTGAATTGGACTGCCAGCCAGCGGATTTGCTGGAATACGCCCCGGATGAGCCAGAGCCCTAG
- a CDS encoding pyridoxamine 5'-phosphate oxidase family protein, translated as MLKSEPAKITFRHRSQPLADQFDTLSDQHQDFLSRQKIFFTGTAAPIGRVNISPRPTDVFRIINGNRVAYLDYIGSGNETAAHTRKLPRMTIMTCAFEGPPRILRMYGTASTHQTGTPEFQSLLRDHYDNTAPRNTRQIVVLDIDLVQTSCGYGVPLFDYQGDRPNLSRWADAKSDDELVEYRTLKNTKSIDGFETGHIDGQ; from the coding sequence TTGCTGAAATCCGAACCCGCAAAGATAACTTTTAGACACAGGTCCCAACCCTTAGCCGATCAATTCGACACCCTGTCAGACCAACACCAAGACTTTCTGTCTCGGCAGAAGATATTCTTTACGGGCACGGCGGCCCCTATTGGGCGGGTGAATATTTCGCCGCGCCCAACAGATGTGTTTCGCATTATCAATGGCAATCGCGTGGCGTATCTGGATTACATCGGGTCTGGCAATGAAACAGCAGCGCACACGCGCAAACTGCCCCGCATGACAATCATGACCTGCGCTTTCGAAGGACCACCCCGTATTTTGCGCATGTATGGAACGGCTTCCACACATCAAACAGGCACGCCAGAGTTTCAGTCATTGCTGCGCGACCACTATGACAACACGGCCCCACGCAATACCCGCCAAATTGTTGTCTTGGACATCGACTTGGTGCAAACTTCTTGTGGGTACGGCGTGCCTTTGTTCGACTATCAGGGGGATCGCCCAAATCTCAGCCGTTGGGCAGACGCGAAATCTGATGATGAATTGGTCGAATACCGCACCCTTAAAAACACCAAAAGCATTGACGGTTTTGAAACCGGACACATCGACGGACAATAA
- the gloB gene encoding hydroxyacylglutathione hydrolase yields MPLEIITVPCLSDNYAFVLHETDSGQTAVVDVPEAKPILGVLNDMGWSLDHILLTHHHDDHIMGVEEVRTATGASVHGGAPDAYRLPPLDTQLSDGDTFQLGAETCRVIDVSGHTLGHIAFIFDEALAAFTADSLMAWGCGRVFEGTMDMQWTTMQKFHDLPRAMTIYSGHEYTTSNGKFALTIEPDNESYHNRMKETEAARAKGEPTVPSNLGLELATNPFLRANHPKVKEALGMQDATDAEVFAEIRTRKDNF; encoded by the coding sequence ATGCCCCTCGAAATCATTACCGTTCCTTGCCTGTCCGATAACTATGCTTTTGTGCTGCACGAAACAGACAGCGGCCAAACTGCCGTTGTCGATGTGCCAGAGGCCAAACCGATCTTGGGCGTTTTAAACGATATGGGCTGGTCGCTGGATCACATCCTGCTTACGCATCACCACGACGACCACATCATGGGTGTCGAAGAGGTCCGCACGGCAACAGGGGCCTCCGTTCATGGCGGCGCACCAGATGCTTACCGCTTGCCGCCTCTTGATACGCAACTTTCTGATGGTGACACTTTTCAATTGGGCGCAGAAACCTGCCGCGTGATTGATGTTTCGGGCCATACGCTCGGCCATATCGCCTTTATCTTTGACGAGGCCTTGGCCGCCTTTACTGCGGACAGCCTGATGGCTTGGGGCTGTGGGCGCGTTTTTGAAGGCACGATGGATATGCAATGGACCACCATGCAAAAGTTCCATGATTTGCCCCGCGCCATGACGATTTATTCTGGTCACGAATACACCACGTCCAACGGGAAATTTGCGCTGACCATCGAACCTGATAACGAAAGTTATCACAACCGTATGAAAGAAACCGAAGCAGCTCGCGCCAAAGGGGAGCCAACCGTGCCTTCCAATTTGGGGCTGGAACTGGCCACGAACCCTTTCCTGCGCGCCAACCATCCCAAAGTCAAAGAAGCCTTGGGCATGCAAGACGCAACAGACGCTGAAGTATTTGCTGAAATCCGAACCCGCAAAGATAACTTTTAG